The genomic interval AGGCATATCAAATTCGACAGCCCAGTATTATTATGATTCCGCTGTGCGGATGGGACTTGTCGATTCCACTGAGGGCATCCGATTAAACAAAGAGACTACTGCAGTGAGTCGACAAGAGCGTACTCGAGATATTCCTGACGGTATATCTGCCTTAGTGATTGCGGCGAACGATCCGAATGTCCAGGCCACGTATTAAAGCACACTGCCATTTATAGACAAGTAGATTTTACTCAACTATCTGTAGACATGTTTCTCCACTGTATTTAATGTTTCACGGAGAAGAGGAGGAATACTTTGAACTGCTGGTAGTAAAAGAgaattaacagtaaggcTTTTACACCTAGTACAATTGCAGCTGGAAACGATTGGACTTGCTTCCGGGCTAAGCTAGTGCGACTAATGCAAAGTGGCTGGCTTTCAATGAAGTAAAATTGAAAGGTTTGAAAAAAGTAACAGTCAAGCGGAATTCTTCAATGATTCGTTCGAAACTTGGAAGGCATGGCTGAAGGAAGTGAAAAGTTTTTATGCTGACCAATGAACTCATATAGAGCACACACTTTAATTGCTTCGCTGAGCCTCCCCGAAATGTTAACATCAGAACTTCCATCATTTTCACGGAATCTCGTGTTTTGCCGCCCTCGTCGGCTGTTTTCGGAGGAGCCCAGAAATTCACCACAGGTCTTTAAAATTTCAGTTTTTTTATCAATGTGGTAAAAGTCTAGTGTCACTACCGACAAACCAATCAATCGATACGTTTCAGATGGAGCCAGCTCAGCTACTCTTTGATGCAACGAACCCAAGAATTTCACAATAGCTCTTAAGACTTCAGTTTGTTTAACAATCGTGGTAAAAATGTATTGCGCTTGCCGACAAACCAATCAATTGATACATTTCAGCTATACCTAGCTCAGCTAATCTTTGATGCGCGGCCAGAAAGCGGATTCGACCTTCTCCATAGTAACTACCAGCTTTCTGCACTCATCATTCGATTCCAGCGTCCATGTACAACCATCGACATCGACTCGCTCAAACAATGGCACCATAACAAGGTCTTTGCCAAAGGATGTAGCTTTGAGAGATTCAGGTCGAAATACAACATTGACGTCTTTCGACTGGGTCTTCACTGGAAGTGGAATCACAacttccaattcttcttccgtttgcACCCAAGAAAAGCCATCCTCTTGCTTCATTTGGCCGTCGCCGGCTACTGCTAATTGTGTATCGCTGCGTCCCGTCATTCGGTTGAGTTCCATTTGACGCTGGAGGTTCTCCAAGGTCGCTGCTTGCAACCACGGTGCATCCGGCGCAGTATCGATTCCCAGCACAAACGATTTATGACGCAAAGTAGGCTTCCGCTGCAAGCGACCAATAAATATGTCGCCGTAAAACTGGGGTGCTGGATTGAAGCCTGCAAGGTATGCATATTTACTTGCTCGGGTATTCAAACTCAATCGCTTCAACATACCGACTTCATCCAAGTAAATTACAACGTCAGTGTATTGATTCGTAGCCGACGCATGTACCAAATGAAAAGTCTCGACGTTGGCTTCGGAAGCGACTTGCCGTAGGGTGGCATCCGACACCGTGCTAGGTGTATCCGGGGAAGCAGCCAGCGTTTGTGTCGCTTGTTGTTGAAGTAAGCCAATGTCAACACTTTGCGCTTCTCGAGCGAACGCCGGTTTCAGGTGTTCCACAAGTCTATCACCCGGTAAAGTGTCGGGTCGGAAATTCAACTCTTGCAGAGGTTTAGAAGTATCTGCTGGAATAAGCACATACGAAACCTCCGCGTTCGATACCGTATCAGCCTGGCGCATCACATTGGCCATTTGAGAAACTTTTCGTTCCTCAGGAGTTGTCACCTGGATACCCTGCGAAATGTGACGGCAAAGAAATTGTCATCAGCCAAGAAACTTATGATCTCGTTGTTGCAACACCGTCCTCCCAAAAAAGTACCAATCGACGACTTACCCGGTCCCAAAGCCATGCCAAGCGCTCCTCCAACGTCATGTCTTTGTCGTGATGGTCATCTACCATCTCGCCACTCAATACAGGATGCTGTCTATATTGCCATGTACTCCGCTTCTGGTATCaacactaacagtaagagcAAAGTATAGAGGGGGTGACAAACTCGAAAAATACTTCGAGTTTTCTCGAGTAAATCGTATGTCCGTCAGGCCTAGCCAGTGAAAATCTCACGctaatttacagttacactGTGGATACAAACAAATTGTAGGAAAGTTTTGGAACATCGCGTCCGGCACGCCGACGTTTCTCCAGCTCTGCGACGCGGATGGAACgtgctaactgtaagtctaGCGCGAGGAGTTACCTACATAGGTAGGTAGTTAGCACGAAATCTCCGATATATCCTTCTATAgttactgacagtgagacaaAATGGAACTAGTAGTAAAGGTTCTTTACAATTCGGTGCTCCGGGCCTGTCAACTTCATTCATTATTCGTCCCGATTTCCCGTATCTGTACGTTTACCACTTTTTTATAACTTTGGTGACTGTAGCTTGGTTGCTCTAACAGTACACAAAGCGAAGAATTTTTGCGAAGGAGAATATTCAGCTCACCGCTTTCGGcgccttttcttttttggtaATTGTAAATCAAATTGATTTGTGTGTAAGCCTTTCGAAAAAGTTGCTTCCTTTGAAGCATAGGCACATTTGAGAATTACTCTGCGACCCCACTTCAAACTTGTAACACAGTGTAAAGGGCCTCCCGCTCTCAGTAGAACTACCGCATTGGGATCTGTTTCAACTGCTCTGACGTTGCCATCTTGCTTCCACATGGTCCTGCAGTTGGACGTATTTTCCAAGGTCCAAATAACTTCGACTTGTGGTGAGTCGTATAATACATCGTCAACATGCCAAGCCATAGAGGCTCCAACCTTTTCATAGGTTCGAACTTCTATCGGAAGCTCCTCACATAGCTTGTAGTCTCTTCCCACAACCCGCTTCACCAAGCGACTCAGACTTCCGTCGCGAAGAATTTGAACAGTTGGACTGGTTTTGGGCAATGCGGTACCCATGCGATGATGGGCAATTGATGACGCCGTTTCGGGGACTAGTCTTTTTGCACATGCGCTTAGTTCGCTTGTGATCGTGTTTAATTCATCCTTATCGAAGACGGAAGTCCTGTACAAAAACCCTCCCATCTGATTGCTCAAAGCTGTTTCTAGTGTTTCATCGCTGTGGTTGTTTTTGTACGTGCCTCTCCGCCACACCGGAAGCgacgctgactgtgagtgatGTGAGCCTATCAGTCCAGTGGACTGGTAGGCACTTGTCATACAGCTGGGGATTATAAGCAAAGCGAATAGCGATCCTATCATGGTTTCACATTCTATGGATTCACTTTAAATGTAGATTAATGTTTCGATGTTTGTTGGAAAGCATTCATTGTCAGAAGGTGCTGCTTACCAACTGTTAAGAACGTCATTCTTGGTTTTGCTTCCGCTGGCTGTGAATTTCCCGACGCAATCTCGTCGTTTGGGAAAGATGCTAAAGCCCTAACTTCTGCAGGGCTCGCCCATACTGTAGAGAACACAGCATTACGAAACCAAAACATCAATTTACGCAACAGGTATACTTAATATATGGAAAAGGGACGGCTAAGCCACCAATAGTCTACTTCATCGTACCTTAGAACTTCGATTGTGTACGGGAGCAGTAAAGATTGTCCTTTACACATTTTCAAGCTATGGGCTGGGTTTTGGCAGCGCCAAAGCCATCATTCTGTGTAGACTTTCCTCTCATTTCGCTTTAAGGAAGATGTTACAAAGCCGCGAGAAGCTCTTCTATTGAAGACCGGAGTGTCTCTGGATCTTGCATTTTGGTGAAGAGGTCGATAGCTAATCCATCTCGCCCAACAAGGTACTTAAAAAAATTTTGCCGCACCTCTTTGCCTGGAAGCTGGTTCCGAAGACACTGATAAATCGGGTTATCACGCAGTGAACTTTCGGCGAAAACAGGAAAGGTCGCTTCCGGAAATTCTTGTTGCCAAAACCTGTGAATCTCTTCGTTCGTTTCGAGCTCTTGGTGAAAATCGTTCGATGGAAATGCCAGTACAGAAAATCCCTTCGCCTGCAAATCTTCGTGAAGCACCGCCAGCTGATGGTACTCCAGTTTAGTTTTGCCTCACTTGCTTGCTGTGTTCACAACGAGTGTTATTTGGCCAGCAAACCGCTTCAAAGATATCGTCTCACCCAAAGAATCCGGGTATTCGAGATTGTATATTGAATCGTCTGGAAGCGATGGCGATTTTTTCCCCAAGAATTCGTCCCGCTCCACATTCTCCAGAAGCTCAATACGCGCTGCATCAGATGTTCGGGATCGGAGACCAGAGTCTGGTGTCCGCGCAGCGCGATCGTCTAGTTGAGTTATGGCAAGGAAAAATAGTACGCATAAT from Phaeodactylum tricornutum CCAP 1055/1 chromosome 11, complete sequence carries:
- a CDS encoding hypothetical protein containing glutathione peroxidase domain (Likely two genes represented by this model. There is EST evidence for both but no alignments or information for the first half of the model (putative hypothetical protein). The second half (3' end) has glutathione peroxidase domain. Glutathione peroxidases function to protect against damage from endogenously-formed hydroxyperoxides, catalyzing the reduction of hydroxyperoxides by glutathione); translation: MTKAKPFVEPSHEGICGEHECEPYNPGAGGWPTIRYFNAETGKSGKPYTQKTKKAMCQELGEMDYMIAYPNPTLDEVGCEPRRNCSQNRVELDRENTFANRSQVNHAPSKDKIIDMLLWIPKAPKSCDDDEKAAKLQRQARARAQKTINFLGLLCVLFFLAITQLDDRAARTPDSGLRSRTSDAARIELLENVERDEFLGKKSPSLPDDSIYNLEYPDSLGETISLKRFAGQITLVLAVLHEDLQAKGFSVLAFPSNDFHQELETNEEIHRFWQQEFPEATFPVFAESSLRDNPIYQCLRNQLPGKEVRQNFFKYLVGRDGLAIDLFTKMQDPETLRSSIEELLAAL
- a CDS encoding predicted protein; translation: MVDDHHDKDMTLEERLAWLWDRGIQVTTPEERKVSQMANVMRQADTVSNAEVSYVLIPADTSKPLQELNFRPDTLPGDRLVEHLKPAFAREAQSVDIGLLQQQATQTLAASPDTPSTVSDATLRQVASEANVETFHLVHASATNQYTDVVIYLDEVGFNPAPQFYGDIFIGRLQRKPTLRHKSFVLGIDTAPDAPWLQAATLENLQRQMELNRMTGRSDTQLAVAGDGQMKQEDGFSWVQTEEELEVVIPLPVKTQSKDVNVVFRPESLKATSFGKDLVMVPLFERVDVDGCTWTLESNDECRKLVVTMEKVESAFWPRIKD